In the Apodemus sylvaticus chromosome 3, mApoSyl1.1, whole genome shotgun sequence genome, ATTTCTCGAGGGGCTGGTACTGAAGGGAGGGTCAGTTAAGGACCTGTGGTCAAGCCCCATTCGTGGTGCCAGGGAAGCAGATAACTCAACATTGCCAGACTGCTAACCCTTGCTGGGATGGGGATGGtcaggtgtgtgtgggtgcaAAGACTACACGACTTTCAGAACTGAACGGTGACATTCGCGGCCACCGTGAGGCTCCAGCTTCTGCAGGCTTACCCAAGCAGCCTTACCTGAATATCGTCCATGGGCTGGGAGCATTCCTCGTGCTCTGTCCTATCCCGGTAGGCCCCCATCTCTGTATTCACCACCTCTCTGTTAGCCAACATCAGGACGCTCATTGGTTCCCTCGGACGCACCTGTGAAGGCGCCACGTCCTTTACTACGCTGGTCCCCTTCGGATTTCCAGTCACCTGCACTGTAGACACACCAACGTAAAGATCTTTGGAACTCCACTTTACTACAGGCTGAGGTGCAGACGCGTGGGCTGCTGCAGTGtctggagagggaggggaggagtctTCCCGGCTGCGCTCCCTCACTCCTTCACTGGGGCTCATTGTCTCGGGGGAGGACTGCTTAGGCCTAGGGCTCTGTTTCCTGATACTTGGCTGCTCCAGACTCAGTGCAGTGCAGAGCAGCTTCTCCTGCCTTGCCTGGAAGGACTCGGGGTTCAACTTATGCTTTTTGGGAGCCGGATAATCTTTGTGGCCCTCGGGGCTGTAGTAATTAGAGGGTTCAGACCGAGGTCTTCTCAGCTCTGAAAAGTACAGTAGAAAGGACAGTCAGGTCAGGTGATGAAAGTAGGAATCCTAAAGAATTAACACTTTAAGTCTGGGAGATAAGGAGGGCGGAGCTGGAGCCCAAGGCATGGTCCTGAGGCATAAATACTCCCCAGCAGCAGAGACTACTCAGGCAATCCTCCTCTGAAAGGACTTGTTTCCTAAACAGACTTTCCATATTGGGAGGGgcactatttttaaaagaaaatcagaagcaGTAAGTAGCCCCCTCCCACCAACCCTTAAATGCACGTGAGTCTCCTACAGACTCTTCTAAGGGAAGCTGCAGATAGCCAGTGTGGGAGCCGGTGGGAGCCGGGATGAAACCCTCGTGAATCTGTACCTGGGTTGGTGCTCGCAATGACGGTGACTCCTTTGGGTATTTCTGGAGGGCTCATGGCCTCCCTCTGCCACTGGGTCATCCAGCTGTCTGTGGCTGGCTCCTCGCTTGGGGCACAGTGGATCCGGGAGGCCTGTCCCAGCTGGGCCTGCTCGTCTCTCTGCAGGTGTTCCAGACACTCTGCTAACTTCACGTGGCCCCGCGACCTGGCAATTCCCAGAGGCAGCCGTCCCAGAGAGTCGGGGATGGAGATGGCCCTGCGGTCCCACTTGTAGAGCACCACAGCCGCTTCCAAGTGCCCCAGGGCGCAGGCCCACATCTAAAAGCCAGGCAGACAGATGGAGGAACTCAACAGGAGGGCTGTGCACGGCAAACACCAGTCTCTGCTGGCACTCTCAGTGGGGACCCTGGGTGAATGGTGCCATCACAGCTGTCCGACTCCAACGAGAAATAACGGTGTGCGTGTCTGACACTCCCCCAGAGTTTATAAATTCGCTTTCCTACATCAGATTAGAATTTATCTTTGTATTATAGTCAGAAAGGGTCtcactgcagcccaggctggccttgaactgtgtagccaaggatggccttgtacTTGCGGGCTTCCTGAAAGCTTACATTAGAAGTATATACACCACCATCACACTGTTTTGAGTCTCATCTTTTAAGTGACATTCTCAGATCCCATTGGGGTCTGGAGTCCCTGTGTTTGTCAGTTTAGAAAGATGGTTAGGGGACTAAACAAGCcacctcatccatccatccatccatccatccatccatcctccattcattttaagacagggtttctctgtgtaaccctggctgtcctggaactctctctgtagaccaggctggcctcaaactcagagatttgcctgtgtctgcctcctgagtgctggaattaaaggtgtgcgccatcactgcccggctaacAAACCTCTTCCTTACCAGAGGAGTACAGGAGAAGTGGTCCACGTTCAGAGGATCAACTTCCAGTTCCAAATCAATGCTGTCTGCATGCTTTGTGCTGTCGGGGATAGCACAGAGGTTACCACACGTTAGCCCGTGGCAAGAGGAAACACCAGGACAACACAGAACCCGTGAAAATGAAACCAAACTGGGCACCTAGCCTCTCTGGTACGACTAGACTCTAAGGGCAGACTGGACTCCATCTGACAGAAGCCCAAAGGAAGCAGGACGGCTAACATCTCATGTCTCACTCAGTAGTCTAGGGCACAAGACCGTACAAATCTCCGGGGACCTGTCCTGGGAAAAAGCCCTGGCTTACGGGCCATCACACACACTGAGTGAGCGGACTCCTGGCCACCAGTGGGAAAGCCCAGGAAACAGAGACTGGGGATGGCCGAGGCCTTTGCGCCTGGCCTTACCGCCATTTGATGAGGGTCTGGATCAGGGTGGCGTAGCCCTGGGCAGCAGCCAGGTGTAAGAGGGTCATTCCACGGAAGGTCTTCGAATGGATCAGGTGCTTGGACTTGGCCCAGCAGGCACGGCTCATCATCTTTTCACAGACAACAACCACACGACTCTCGAAGCAGCTCCCTAGGGTCCCGGCGCCCGACGCACACTACGTCATGAGAAAGTACAGGTTACATCCGGGGTCCCAGGCCCTCTTCCACGCAAGCGAGACAAATGACAAGCAGCAGTCAGCAGAAAACATGTTAACAGTGAAAACAAAGAAACCTTAAGAACTAGAGacggggctggcaagatggctcccaGGGTGAAGGCTCCTGCGGCCAAGCATGAGTGAGGATCAGAGTTTGATCCCTTGGAACCCACGAGGTGAGCTGTCCTCTGgcttgcatgcacatacacacagttttgttgtatttttaattaCATCTATATTAATTTCAAATGTGTGCATGAGTACAGGTGTATGCTCGAGAAGGTTGGAATAGGATGCTAGGTTCCAGAAAATAGGTTCTCTGGGGCAGAGTTACACAAGCCATCACCAAGGGTGCTGGGAAACTGAAGTTGGGTCCGTCATAAGAGCAGAATCCTAGC is a window encoding:
- the LOC127681705 gene encoding calmodulin-binding transcription activator 1 isoform X2; translated protein: MSILERLEQMERRMAEMTGSQQHKQASSGGGSGSGSGSGAGGGQAQCASGAGTLGSCFESRVVVVCEKMMSRACWAKSKHLIHSKTFRGMTLLHLAAAQGYATLIQTLIKWRTKHADSIDLELEVDPLNVDHFSCTPLMWACALGHLEAAVVLYKWDRRAISIPDSLGRLPLGIARSRGHVKLAECLEHLQRDEQAQLGQASRIHCAPSEEPATDSWMTQWQREAMSPPEIPKGVTVIASTNPELRRPRSEPSNYYSPEGHKDYPAPKKHKLNPESFQARQEKLLCTALSLEQPSIRKQSPRPKQSSPETMSPSEGVRERSREDSSPPSPDTAAAHASAPQPVVKWSSKDLYVGVSTVQVTGNPKGTSVVKDVAPSQVRPREPMSVLMLANREVVNTEMGAYRDRTEHEECSQPMDDIQVNMMTLAEHIIEATPDRIKQENFVPMESSALERTDPATISSTMSWLASYLADADRLPSAAHIRSAYTEPLTPSSNASLSPASSPVSEVAFEKPSLPSAADWSEFLSASTSEKVENELAQLTLSDHEQRELYEAARLVQTAFRKYKGRPLREQQEVAAAVIQRCYRKYKQYALYKKMTQAAILIQSKFRSYYEQKRFQQSRRAAVLIQNFYRSYKKCGRRRPARRTAVIVQQKLRSSLLTKKQDQAARKIMRFLRRCRHRVKELKKAKELEDIQQHPLAM
- the LOC127681705 gene encoding calmodulin-binding transcription activator 1 isoform X1 — its product is MSILERLEQMERRMAEMTGSQQHKQASSGGGSGSGSGSGAGGGQAQCASGAGTLGSCFESRVVVVCEKMMSRACWAKSKHLIHSKTFRGMTLLHLAAAQGYATLIQTLIKWRTKHADSIDLELEVDPLNVDHFSCTPLMWACALGHLEAAVVLYKWDRRAISIPDSLGRLPLGIARSRGHVKLAECLEHLQRDEQAQLGQASRIHCAPSEEPATDSWMTQWQREAMSPPEIPKGVTVIASTNPELRRPRSEPSNYYSPEGHKDYPAPKKHKLNPESFQARQEKLLCTALSLEQPSIRKQSPRPKQSSPETMSPSEGVRERSREDSSPPSPDTAAAHASAPQPVVKWSSKDLYVGVSTVQVTGNPKGTSVVKDVAPSQVRPREPMSVLMLANREVVNTEMGAYRDRTEHEECSQPMDDIQVNMMTLAEHIIEATPDRIKQENFVPMESSALERTDPATISSTMSWLASYLADADRLPSAAHIRSAYTEPLTPSSNASLSPASSPVSEVAFEKPSLPSAADWSEFLSASTSEKVENELAQLTLSDHEQRELYEAARLVQTAFRKYKGRPLREQQEVAAAVIQRCYRKYKQLTWIALKYALYKKMTQAAILIQSKFRSYYEQKRFQQSRRAAVLIQNFYRSYKKCGRRRPARRTAVIVQQKLRSSLLTKKQDQAARKIMRFLRRCRHRVKELKKAKELEDIQQHPLAM